The following coding sequences are from one Ornithodoros turicata isolate Travis chromosome 1, ASM3712646v1, whole genome shotgun sequence window:
- the LOC135373890 gene encoding uncharacterized protein LOC135373890: MTTDRGGPKMPIRKYPFYAPVIAVLGDSQTKYLRFHFDPRSRTAPTMFVSKSGGRIADFKEEVDQLPASVRVVVLHCGTNDMPDTDPDMAIRRYVQLIDHIRSRGNIELVCNPRAFAFNQRLMTLCRGARDLYFLDHGFHRQPPTRVLAADGLHPSFEGVTQIAHRLRSLVPRLLRRLPTRTASTGTPDPVWPTLQEAAAWTQRTTRAEKSSRAKQQD, translated from the exons ATGACCACCGACAGAGGAGGACCGAAGATGCCCATCAGGAAGTACCCTTTTTATGCTCCTGTTATAGCTGTACTTGGTGACTCACAAACTAAATATCTCCGTTTCCACTTCGACCCCAGATCCCGTACTGCCCCGACAATGTTCGTGTCCAAGAGCGGAGGCCGAATCGCAGACTTCAAAGAAGAGGTGGACCAGCTGCCCGCAAGTGTTCGTGTCGTGGTGTTGCACTGTGGGACGAATGACATGCCGGACACCGATCCCGACATGGCCATCCGTCGCTATGTGCAACTCATCGACCACATTCGCTCTCGGGGAAACATCGAACTTGTG TGCAATCCCCGGGCATTTGCGTTCAACCAACGACTGATGACCCTGTGCCGAGGTGCCCGTGACCTGTATTTCCTGGACCATGGTTTCCACCGACAGCCCCCAACCAGAGTCCTTGCAGCTGACGGCCTCCACCCCAGTTTCGAAGGAGTCACCCAGATCGCCCACCGACTGCGGTCCCTGGTACCCCGGCTGCTCCGTCGCCTACCCACACGTACAGCAAGCACTGGAACGCCGGACCCCGTATGGCCGACACTCCAGGAGGCTGCAGCATGGACACAAAGAACCACACGTGCCGAGAAATCGTCACGAGCCAAGCAGCAGGATTGA